In the Oncorhynchus nerka isolate Pitt River linkage group LG2, Oner_Uvic_2.0, whole genome shotgun sequence genome, one interval contains:
- the LOC115141288 gene encoding guanine nucleotide exchange factor MSS4-like — MDNQEQCSPSEGCVDRSTLVSGVGKNIKSVLCQRCGSKVLCPGMAVFTEKELFLPSMRKKTTITQSEGSVDGDTLTTHWLVDDMYTFENVGFTKDVGRIKYLICADCEIGPIGWHCLDDKKSFYVALERVNHA; from the exons ATGGACAACCAAGAACAGTGCTCTCCCTCTGAAGGATGCGTCGACCGGTCTACGCTGGTGTCGGGGGTTGGAAAGAATATCAAGTCAGTTTTGTGCCAACGTTGTGGATCGAAGGTCCTCTGCCCAGGGATGGCGGTGTTTACGGAGAAGGAG CTGTTCCTGCCCTCAATGCGCAAGAAGACCACTATCACCCAATCAGAGGGATCCGTGGATGGGGACACACTGACTACCCACTGGTTAGTCGACGACATGTACACTTTTGAGAATGTGGGCTTCACAAAGGATGTGGGGAGAATCAAGTACCTCATTTGTGCAGACTGTGAGATTGGACCCATAGGCTGGCACTGCCTGGATGACAAAAAGAGTTTCTATGTTGCATTGGAAAGAGTCAATCATGCCTAG